A DNA window from Trichosurus vulpecula isolate mTriVul1 chromosome 2, mTriVul1.pri, whole genome shotgun sequence contains the following coding sequences:
- the PHOSPHO2 gene encoding pyridoxal phosphate phosphatase PHOSPHO2 — translation MKYLLIFDFDHTIIDENSDTWIVRCAPEKKLPNELKDSYEKGKWNEYMGRVFKYLGDKGIREYEMKKTMTEIPFTEGMIELINFVGKNKDIFDCIIISDSNRVFIDWILGAAKVRDVFDEVFTNPAAFDDNGYLTVEGVHVHHCDKCPKNLCKRKVLVEFIDKQLQEGMKYTQIIYLGDGENDFCPITSLKKNDVAMPRKGFSLHRLISKLPQDAPLEPSVIVWSSASEILSHLKLLIKK, via the coding sequence ATGAAATATCTACTGATTTTTGACTTTGACCATACAATCATAGATGAAAATAGTGACACCTGGATTGTGAGATGTGCTCCTGAGAAAAAACTTCCCAATGAACTAAAAGATTCTTATGAAAAAGGAAAGTGGAATGAATATATGGGCagagtttttaaatatttaggaGATAAAGGAATAAGggaatatgaaatgaaaaaaactaTGACAGAAATACCTTTTACTGAAGGAATGATAGAGCTTATAAACtttgttggaaaaaataaagatatttttgaCTGCATAATTATTTCAGATTCAAATAGAGTCTTCATAGATTGGATTTTAGGAGCTGCCAAAGTTCGTGATGTATTTGATGAAGTGTTTACAAACCCAGCAGCTTTCGATGACAATGGTTATCTTACTGTGGAAGGTGTTCATGTTCATCATTGTGATAAGTGCCCAAAGAATCTCTGTAAAAGAAAAGTTCTGGTAGAATTTATAGATAAACAATTACAAGAAGGAATGAAATACACCCAAATTATTTATCTGGGTGATGGTGAGAATGATTTCTGTCCAATAACCTCTCTAAAGAAGAATGATGTTGCTATGCCTCGCAAAGGATTTTCTTTACATAGATTGATTTCTAAATTGCCTCAAGATGCTCCTTTGGAACCTTCTGTTATAGTTTGGTCATCAGCTTCTgaaatactttctcatttgaaATTACTTATAAAGAAATGA